In the Anolis sagrei isolate rAnoSag1 chromosome 1, rAnoSag1.mat, whole genome shotgun sequence genome, AAGGTCCACCAAGATGGTGAAAGGTTTGGaagagcggcttggggagctgggtatgattagcttggagaagagatccTTCTTCTTGGAGAAGAGATCCTACTTCTTGGAGAAGAGATCCTGCTTCTTGGAGAAGAGATCCTTCTTCTTGGAGAAGAGATCCTTCTTCTTGGAGAAGAGATCCTTCTTCTTGGAGAAGAGATCCTGCTTCTTGGAGAAGAGATCCTGCTTCTTGGAGAAGAGATCCTTCTTCTTGGAGAAGAGATCCTTCTTCTTGGAGAAGAGATCCTTCTTCTTGGAGAAGAGATCCTGCTTCTTGGAGAAGAGATCCTGCTTCTTGGAGAAGAGATCCTCCTTCTTGGAGAAGAGATCCTTCTTCTTGGAGAAGAGATCCTTCTTCTTGGAGAAGAGATCCTTCTTCTTGGAGAAGAGATCCTGCTTCTTGGAGAAGAGATCCTCCTTCTTGGAGAAGAGATCCTTCTTCTTGGAGAAGAGATCCTTCTTCTTGGAGAAGAGATCCTTCTTCTTGGAGAAGAGATCCTGCTTCTTGGAGAAGAGATCCTGCTTCTTGGAGAAGAGATCCTTCTTCTTGGAGAAGAGATCCTTCTTCTTGGAGAAGAGATCCTTCTTCTTGGAGAAGAGATCCTGCTTCTTGGAGAAGAGATCCTGCTTCTTGGAGAAGAGATCCTTCTTCTTGGAGAAGAGATCCTTCTTCTTGGAGAAGAGATCCTGCTTCTTGGAGAAGAGATCCTGCTTCTTGGAGAAGAGATCCTCCTTCTTGGAGAAGAGATCCTCCTTCTTGGAGAAGAGATCCTGCTTCTTGGAGAAGAGATCCTGCTTCTTGGAGAAGAGATCCTGTTTCTTAGAGAAgagatcctgcttcttggcagaatggggttggactggatggcccatgaggtctcttccaacactttgattctatgattctatgaggagatTAAGGGGGACCTTATATTTTAGCACCACTGCTTCCATTTCAGCTCACCATCATATTTAAGAACATGAAAGAGTGTGTGGATGAGAAGATCTACCAGGCTGAAGCAGGAGACCTTCCAGCCGCTTTCATCGATGGCTCTATCAACGGAGGGGAGAGGCCTGGAGGGAGCAGCTTGACCCTCCACGAACGCACATCTGGGCAGCATGTGGAGATCCATGCGGCGTACATTGGCACCATCCTCGCTGTGCGCCAGGTAGCCAGGCACCTCTCCTTCTCCATCCGAGCGGCTGAGCAGGTGGCCCTCTCTTTCACGGATGAACAAGACTTGCAGCTCTGCGTTTTCGGGTGCCCTTCGAACCAGCGTGTCTCTCGGAGCTCCTGCTGTCCTCAAAAGGGCGACATGACCCGAGAGGTGGCCCGCCGGCTCTGCGAAGAGAAGCTGGAAGTAGTAGATGATGTCTACTTCCAGTCGTGCGTCTTTGACGTGATGGCGTCCGGCGATGCCAACTTGACTCAGGCAGCATACATCGCATTGGAAGATGCCAAAGTGTTCCATCCAGATCCCACGAATATCCACATTTTCCAAACAGATAAAGCCTTGCGTTCGTGCAGCTTGTCCCGTCTTTCCTTACTAGTTGTTTTGGTGCCTTTAAAACTTTTATGAGTCAATGTGGCCAGTAAATGTGGCTGGTTTTTCCAAAAGTGATGAAACTCAGgatcttctgttgttgttgttgttgttgttgttgttgttgttgtttttactagggctacactgcaaaattattgCTCATTTGCACCTACCCAAATTGTTTGATATTCTCTGAATTCTATTGTAAGCATTCCTTGATGGTTATTTTGGAAGCAATGCTAAAAACTTGCAGGAAAAGTAGATTTTAGTAAATCAGTTTCTCACCAGTACATACAGAGCATTATAATTGGTCATGCAAACTACCCATggactcatagaataatagaattgcagGATAGAGAATATCTCAACCGACTATTTcaaagagttgttgtaggtttttttttgggctatatggtcatgttctaaaaGTAGGTTTGAGAGGCAGTGTGGGATCCTGGTTTGAGACtgcactacaactctcaagaccaaggttcaaatgtattgtcgaaggctttcatggctggaatcactgggttgttgtaggtttttacgggctatatggccatgttctagaggcattctctcctgacgtttcgcctgcatccatggcaagcatcctcagaggtagtgaggtctgttggaactaggaaaaagggtttatatatctgtggaatgaccagggtgggacaaaggactcttgtctgttggagctaggtgtgaatgtttcaactgaccatcttgattagcatttgatggcctggcagtgcctggggcaatcttttgttgagaggtgattagatgtccttttttgtttcatctctgttgttttgctgttgtaattttgtagccagattttgttcattttcatggcttcctcctattgaaattgtccacatgcttgtgtatttcaatggcttctctgtgtagcctgacatggtggttgtgagagtggtccatcatttctgtcttctcaaatgatatgctgtgcccaggttggttcatcgggtgctctgctatggctgacttctctggttgaagtagtctgcagtgcctttcatgttccttgattcgtgtctgggcaatgctgctgcatttggtggtccctctgtagacttgtccacagctgcctggtatacagtagactccttcagcaaaggacaagagggatcctctcacttctacaggagtctaccgtataccatgcagctgtggacaagaagtctccacgGGGACCACAAAatgcagcattgtccaaacacgaatcaaggaacatgaaaggcactgcagactacttcaaccaccctggtcattccacagatatataaaccctttttcctacttccaacagacctcacaacctctgaggatgcttgccatagatgcaggtgaaacatcaggagagaatgcctctagaacatggccgtatagcctaaaaaaacctacaacaacccagtgattccggccatgaaagcctttgacaatatttcAAAGTCATAACcattttagggtgcatctactttgcagaattattgcagtttggaagtatttgaacagccatggctcgatgccatggaatcctgagagctgtagtttggtgaagcatggtggagcaccagcattctttggcagaaaaggtgaaagaccttgtgaaatgacaactctcaggattcagtagcattgagccactgcagttCAAGTGGGTTCCAAACTAAATtgcttctgcagtgtagatgtcacCAAAATGGCTACTTCTTTGAAAATGACCCAAATGGAGCCTGTATTTGCTATGCTTAAGTGATGGATCAACATCTGCTTAACATTTTCAgaacttaaaaacaattttatcaattggtgttgtaggttttttcaggctatatggccatggtctagaggcattctctcctgacatttcgcctgcatctatggcaagcatcctcagaggtagtgaggtctcttggaactaggaaaaagggtttatatatctgtggaatgactagggtgggacaaaggactcttgtctgctggagctaggtgaccactttgattagcatataatggcctgacagt is a window encoding:
- the LOC132782611 gene encoding hemojuvelin-like; this encodes MVESTGSVRPFSLANLPFFIQVFILLLLGRNVGCHCKISRCNSAYLAATENLQGPKRNASLCEALRSYSVCTRRTARTCRGNLAYHSAVYGIEDLMIQNNCSKEGPTSPPRPIPPGPNQPGFASPDICDYEKSFARLHGETPAYRYCAAFGDPHVRTFSDEFHTCQVEGSWPLLDNHYLFVQATSSPIVEGSNATGISQLTIIFKNMKECVDEKIYQAEAGDLPAAFIDGSINGGERPGGSSLTLHERTSGQHVEIHAAYIGTILAVRQVARHLSFSIRAAEQVALSFTDEQDLQLCVFGCPSNQRVSRSSCCPQKGDMTREVARRLCEEKLEVVDDVYFQSCVFDVMASGDANLTQAAYIALEDAKVFHPDPTNIHIFQTDKALRSCSLSRLSLLVVLVPLKLL